The Commensalibacter nepenthis genome has a window encoding:
- a CDS encoding YhdP family protein — MQSNTDQEPQTTTKQKHLIRWLKNFLFFILGMIVFISAVVVAGGMYLAFEPVNITPFVKSWLPLPIIKGKDKHYPAGTLNFEKLVIAWPVWKQGFSAPLQIEIKKAEILDHQEQVQGSIQYAKLGLAIAPLFRYEIEPLSLRVDGAELRFKRTSDQRIQLDLIDQKKSSSKSKFHFNLRYLHEITIRNSHAKLTDETNNKVIQLKHIDMNIAPFYIQNTLGIVGHVMAQLDVDGHLIQLSAQSGADENIEIARQMLDKTGLLKWHIQMDGFNPADFARVNPSLKALAPIDLPVSLTADIGLKSEPKQAVIEPYETALTIKTGQGRVAVKGQDLYPSSLDAHLHADFSTDLQKPIHVTMDKMVLQLRSPTALDQNQSGPLFQFTGSLFLSSLLKTKEVKLNFVANSSTLDFATIKNYWPATVAKGAHAWVTENITSGQVHGFNIEVGLASQKGWEHLDLVHLGGGIKEADHAEIYWLRPVPPLKDMKASLRFVDPSRIYIKLWGGYQVVYPNNKPTDNYRTLSVPKGDMWITGLDNHEETGIISTDIQGKLKDIIALLSEPRLRLLSRHPLPFKHPSGDVKTTLKVKLPLKKKVKIEQIDIQGHNEIQNAYLDNVALDKDFKDGSLTINVDTNHLELTGKGIFSVFPVTLKYMQKFSHKNEQSIIETAQVRLDITPDSLKKMQVDTSGDFVGDIPLFVGYEKLHNGQATVNLRFDLSNAGIQLPIWTKNIGQPATFAGDVVLDQGKLIGIRNLYAQGKDLSLDANVSVVNHTPQQLNITSFQIGRSVGQASLNIPMTKEAINNPQKGDIRLSVKADALDAVPFVNKYIGKDKKKTKAKKTKDQYQLPIAATGRYSGPRGRKWIVNIQAQKIYYRQDQFLGNVTTYMEYNGVRLMRLSFGMRKPFVMTASLFPKNHYRYFHLEAQDFGSILETVGVSTQLKGGSVVFKGRFDDAKPSAPFNGQINIKNVTLENAPLAMRRLSDASIYGLFKKRKNKEIILDTIQTNLSLSDGILSITDGLVHNEELGATLQGNVNLNQANLDVRGTIVPLYAINKLFGFLPAVGKLFSPEKGGGFVAIPFDIEGSFKKPIFDIYPSRILTPGALRELFY; from the coding sequence ATGCAATCAAATACAGACCAAGAACCACAAACGACAACGAAACAAAAACATCTTATACGATGGTTAAAAAACTTTCTATTCTTTATTCTGGGAATGATTGTTTTTATAAGCGCTGTTGTGGTTGCTGGGGGTATGTATCTTGCATTTGAGCCTGTGAATATTACGCCTTTTGTGAAATCATGGTTGCCACTGCCTATCATCAAAGGAAAAGACAAACATTATCCAGCAGGAACATTAAATTTCGAAAAACTTGTCATCGCATGGCCTGTATGGAAACAGGGTTTCTCGGCACCTTTGCAAATAGAAATCAAAAAAGCCGAGATTTTAGATCATCAAGAACAAGTGCAGGGCAGTATCCAATATGCCAAGCTGGGTTTGGCAATTGCTCCTTTGTTTCGTTATGAGATAGAGCCTTTATCCCTGCGTGTGGATGGTGCAGAATTACGGTTCAAAAGAACATCTGATCAAAGGATACAGTTGGATTTAATCGACCAAAAAAAGAGTTCTTCTAAGTCCAAATTTCATTTTAATTTAAGATATTTGCATGAAATTACTATTCGTAATAGCCATGCTAAATTGACTGACGAAACAAATAATAAAGTTATTCAATTAAAACACATTGATATGAATATCGCACCATTTTATATCCAAAATACACTGGGTATTGTTGGGCATGTAATGGCTCAACTTGATGTGGATGGTCATTTGATTCAGTTGAGTGCGCAAAGTGGAGCTGATGAAAATATAGAAATAGCACGTCAAATGCTGGATAAGACGGGGTTATTAAAATGGCATATACAAATGGATGGGTTTAATCCTGCTGATTTTGCGAGGGTCAACCCATCATTAAAAGCACTCGCACCAATTGATCTCCCCGTTTCCCTTACAGCAGATATTGGTTTGAAATCAGAGCCAAAGCAAGCTGTCATAGAACCTTATGAAACCGCTTTAACCATTAAAACAGGTCAAGGGAGGGTTGCGGTTAAAGGACAAGATTTATATCCTTCATCGCTTGATGCGCATCTTCATGCTGACTTTTCAACGGATTTGCAAAAGCCCATTCATGTTACGATGGATAAAATGGTCTTACAATTGCGTTCTCCAACAGCATTGGATCAAAATCAAAGTGGACCATTATTTCAATTTACAGGGTCTTTGTTTCTATCTAGCTTATTAAAAACAAAAGAAGTTAAATTGAATTTTGTTGCCAATAGTTCAACTTTGGATTTTGCAACAATTAAAAACTATTGGCCTGCGACGGTCGCCAAGGGTGCTCATGCGTGGGTAACAGAAAATATCACGTCAGGTCAGGTGCATGGATTTAATATTGAAGTTGGGTTAGCCAGTCAAAAAGGATGGGAACATCTAGATTTAGTGCATCTTGGTGGTGGTATCAAAGAGGCAGATCATGCTGAAATTTATTGGTTGCGTCCCGTTCCACCTTTAAAAGATATGAAAGCAAGCTTACGCTTTGTTGATCCCAGTCGTATATATATCAAGCTTTGGGGGGGATATCAGGTTGTTTATCCGAATAATAAACCCACAGATAATTATCGCACTTTATCGGTTCCTAAAGGCGATATGTGGATCACAGGATTAGATAATCACGAAGAGACAGGAATTATTTCTACGGATATCCAAGGAAAATTAAAAGATATCATAGCGTTGTTGTCTGAACCTAGATTACGCTTATTATCTCGTCACCCTTTGCCGTTTAAGCATCCTAGTGGAGATGTGAAAACGACCTTAAAGGTCAAACTGCCTTTGAAAAAGAAAGTGAAAATTGAACAAATTGATATTCAAGGTCATAATGAAATTCAAAATGCCTATTTAGATAATGTGGCTTTGGATAAGGATTTTAAAGATGGATCTTTGACGATCAATGTAGACACCAATCATTTAGAGTTAACAGGCAAAGGTATCTTTTCAGTTTTTCCTGTAACGTTAAAATATATGCAAAAATTCTCGCATAAAAATGAGCAAAGTATCATAGAAACAGCTCAAGTAAGGTTGGATATTACCCCTGATAGCTTAAAAAAAATGCAAGTCGATACATCGGGTGATTTTGTTGGTGATATTCCTTTATTTGTAGGATATGAAAAATTACATAATGGGCAAGCAACGGTAAATTTACGATTTGATTTGTCAAATGCAGGCATTCAATTGCCGATATGGACAAAAAATATAGGGCAACCAGCAACATTTGCTGGAGATGTTGTGCTCGATCAAGGTAAATTAATTGGTATTCGCAATCTATATGCGCAAGGAAAAGATCTTTCTTTGGATGCAAATGTTTCTGTTGTTAATCATACTCCTCAACAACTCAATATTACTTCTTTTCAGATTGGTCGCTCTGTGGGGCAGGCAAGTTTGAATATTCCCATGACCAAAGAAGCGATAAATAATCCACAAAAAGGTGATATTCGCTTGTCTGTAAAAGCAGATGCTTTGGATGCAGTCCCTTTTGTGAATAAATATATAGGCAAAGATAAGAAAAAAACTAAAGCCAAAAAAACAAAAGATCAATATCAACTTCCGATTGCTGCGACTGGTCGATATTCCGGACCAAGAGGGCGTAAATGGATTGTGAATATACAAGCACAAAAAATTTATTATCGCCAAGATCAATTTCTTGGGAACGTGACAACCTATATGGAATATAATGGGGTTCGGTTAATGCGGTTATCTTTTGGAATGCGTAAACCATTCGTAATGACAGCTTCACTATTTCCTAAAAATCACTATCGGTATTTTCACTTAGAAGCCCAAGATTTTGGTTCTATTTTGGAAACAGTGGGAGTTTCAACGCAGCTAAAAGGCGGAAGTGTTGTGTTCAAAGGACGTTTTGATGATGCCAAACCTTCGGCACCTTTCAATGGTCAAATTAACATTAAAAACGTTACGTTGGAAAATGCTCCGCTGGCTATGCGTCGACTAAGTGATGCGTCTATTTATGGTTTGTTTAAAAAGCGCAAGAACAAAGAAATTATTTTGGATACCATTCAAACTAATTTATCATTGAGTGATGGTATTTTAAGCATTACCGATGGGTTGGTTCATAATGAGGAGCTTGGGGCTACTTTACAGGGGAATGTCAATCTTAATCAGGCAAATTTAGATGTAAGAGGAACGATCGTGCCTCTTTATGCGATCAATAAATTGTTTGGTTTTTTACCAGCTGTTGGTAAGCTATTTAGCCCTGAAAAAGGTGGTGGGTTCGTTGCCATTCCTTTTGATATAGAAGGTAGTTTTAAAAAGCCTATATTTGATATATACCCATCTCGGATTTTGACACCTGG